A window of the Natronospira proteinivora genome harbors these coding sequences:
- a CDS encoding DUF4389 domain-containing protein, whose amino-acid sequence MSTDEFDTDELKEHVTARQTWLRLVYMVIFLFFAWVASFVFGVVILVLFLWHLFSGKPNPQVKAFGQSMSSWGYQVLRFLSYNSEELPFPFDAWPSGPVDGAAAPRKKATRKKAAKKKKTASTGTGGSDNESDERKNS is encoded by the coding sequence ATGAGCACAGATGAATTTGATACGGATGAGCTGAAAGAGCATGTGACTGCACGCCAGACCTGGCTGCGTTTGGTGTATATGGTTATTTTCCTGTTTTTTGCCTGGGTGGCCAGTTTTGTTTTCGGGGTGGTCATTCTGGTGCTCTTCCTTTGGCATCTGTTTTCCGGCAAGCCCAACCCCCAGGTCAAGGCCTTTGGCCAGAGTATGAGCAGTTGGGGTTATCAGGTGTTGCGCTTTCTGAGCTATAACAGCGAGGAACTTCCCTTTCCCTTTGATGCCTGGCCCAGTGGTCCGGTGGACGGTGCTGCAGCGCCCCGGAAGAAGGCGACCCGCAAAAAGGCCGCCAAGAAGAAGAAAACCGCAAGCACCGGGACCGGTGGCAGCGACAATGAGTCGGATGAAAGGAAGAACAGCTGA
- a CDS encoding MAPEG family protein, giving the protein MAAEIWALVFMCLFVALAWFPASVAKKQAYGLRWLASNRESEGLPPLPEWGQRAMRAHDNLRDNFPAWAALVLLIIVMDWSSATSAWAATLFPIARVGHMVSYIGGWFMPRFICYTVGLICTLVLAGVAICGLLA; this is encoded by the coding sequence ATGGCCGCCGAAATTTGGGCCCTGGTGTTCATGTGCCTGTTTGTCGCCCTGGCCTGGTTTCCGGCCTCGGTGGCCAAGAAACAGGCCTATGGACTTCGCTGGCTGGCCTCCAACCGGGAAAGCGAGGGCCTGCCGCCCCTGCCGGAATGGGGTCAGCGGGCCATGCGGGCCCATGACAATCTCCGGGATAACTTCCCGGCCTGGGCGGCCTTGGTGCTGCTGATCATCGTCATGGACTGGAGCTCGGCCACCAGCGCCTGGGCGGCAACATTGTTTCCCATCGCCCGGGTGGGTCATATGGTGAGCTATATCGGCGGCTGGTTCATGCCCCGGTTCATCTGCTACACCGTTGGCCTGATCTGTACCCTGGTGCTGGCCGGCGTGGCCATCTGCGGCTTGCTGGCCTGA